AAGACGACTGTGACAGTATCATCTGATGAATTTGTAAACCGCATAAAAAGCAGAGCCCCAAAAGCTAAGATCAGTACTAAAAATCTTTTAGGGTACATAAAAAATATCAAGAGGACTGAGGCAGGACATGTCTTGTCCCTAAATATCGGTGGTATAGACTTTACTGGCACAGATATACAAGATTTATTTCAGCTAAATTCAACGAATTTTAGTTTTAGCATGAGAGGAAACAATGTGGTAATAAATGTGATAGGATATGGACATGGAGTAGGAATGAGCCAGTATGGCGCTAATGCAATGGCGAAAGGCGGTAAAAATTTTGAAGATATATTAAAGCACTATTATACTGGTGTTGAAATAATGAGAATTGATGAACTTTTGAAAATTAAAAGTGCAAAAGCTTAAACATATTAAAGAATTTACTAGGTTTTTTGTTTATAGCATAAAACCTCCTTTGGTATAAATTAAGTTATATTGGTTAAAATACCAGAAGGAGGTGAATTTTATGAAAATAAATAGGGACGATTTGGCAAGATTTTTCGACAGAAAAGGTTTCTACTTAATTCTATTCTTGTGCATTGTTGTCGTTGCAGTAACAGCAGTATACGTAACTAACAATAATTTAAAGAAAATGGCTGAGTTAAACACAGCTCAGGAAAAGCTAAGTACAACAAACGCTAATTCAAGCTCAAAAAATTTAATAACAGAATATCCTACGACTAATAATAGCAGCAGTGCTGTAAAAGAAGAAAGCAAGACGAAAGTGGAAAATACAAAATCCCAAAGTGTGGCATCTTCAAATAAAAGTGTTGCTTCCAGTGTAAGTGATAAAGCTGCATCAACTAAAACCCAGGAAAACAATGCTTTAAATACCATGTCAAACAACACAGCAGTAAGTACAGAAGCAAAAAGTGAGAATGATACGACATTATCACTGATGAAACCGGTAAATGGCGATGTAGTTATGGAATTTGCAGTAACTAAACTTACATATTCAAAGACCCTTGATGAGTGGACGACACATAAGGGAGTAGATTTGAAAGCCGATCTTGGTACAGAAGTTGTTGCTGCCATGGGGGGTGTTGTAACTAAAGTATACAGTGACAGCAGGTTGGGAAATACTGTAGAAATCAAAAATGGCACATATATAACCCGTTACAGCAATCTGGATGAAAACATCGATGTAAAAGTTGGACAGGCTGTAGAAAAAGGAAGTGTCATAGGTAAGGTTGGAAATACTGCAAAGTTTGAAATCGCAGAAGATCCACATGTACATTTTGAATTGCTGAAAGATGGCACTTATATTGACCCTATGCAATATTTTAAATAATTAACTTTTAAAATAACAGGGAAATACCCTGTTATTTTTTTGCTTTCATGCTTGTCATTTAATTCTATTGATACAATCCCCGCATATAAATATATTGAAAGGTCTATACTTAAGGGGGTTTTTGTATTGAAGGATTATATCGAAGAGAGAACATTAGAGATAGGAAAATATATTATAAAAAACAAATCAACTGTAAGAGAGGCTGCCAAAGTTTTTGGTGTCAGCAAAAGTACTGTTCATAAAGACGTTACAGAGAGGCTTGAGAATATAAACCCAAAGCTTTACAAAGAGGTTAAAGAAGTACTTGAGAAAAACAAAGCAGAAAGGCATATAAGGGGTGGAAATGCCACCAAGAAAAAATACAAGTTAGGCAAATAAAATTTAATATAAAAAAGAGGAATTATAAAAGGTATGTCGAATTAATTTATTAAATATTTAATTTTATATGTCGATAAAAAATATGGATGCCACAATAATGTCGAAAAACATAAGAAGGGTGTGTTTAAATGTTTGCTCTATCAAGGGATATAGGAATTGACCTTGGCACGGCATCTGTACTTGTCTATATGAAGGATGAGGGGATCGTTTTAAACGAACCATCTGTTGTTGCAATTGACAGGAATACAGATAAGATACTTGCAGTAGGCGATGAAGCAAAGAGAATGGTAGGCAGGACGCCGGGGGATATTGTAGCAGTTAGGCCTATGAGTGCTGGTGTTATTTCAGATTACGATATAACTGAGAAAATGCTTAAATATTTTATTCAAAAGGCCTGCGGCGGGGGAATTATAATGAGGCCCAGAATAATGATATGCATACCCAGTGAGGTTACGCAAGTTCAAAAAAGGGCTGTTATAGATGCTGCTGTACATGCAGGCGCCAGAAGAGCTTTTTTGATTGAAGAGCCTATAGCCGCAGCTATAGGTGCAGGGCTTGACATAGAAAAGCCTTGCGGGAATATGGTAGTTGATATTGGGGGAGGCACCACTGATGTTGCTGTTATTTCTCTTGGTAACGCAGTGGTGTCTAAAAGTATAAAAGTAGCTGGGAATAATTTTGACGATGCGATAATAAGGTACATACGTAGAAAATACAATATCATAATCGGAGACAGAACTGCTGAAGAGATAAAAATAAATATAGGTTCTGCTTATGAAAAAGATAAGGAAGAATTTATGACCGTTAAAGGAAGAAGTTTGATATCTGGCCTACCTAAGAGTTTCGATATAAGCTCAAAAGAAGTTACTGAAGCACTTCAAGAACCATTAGCTAATATAATAGATCTAGTTCATAATGTATTAGAGAAGACTCCTCCAGAATTAGCAGCAGATATATGCGATCGTGGCATTGTACTTACTGGTGGTGGTTCTTTGCTACATGGGTTGGACAAGCTGCTGGAGGAAAAGATGGATGTGCCAGTAATACTAGCTAATGATCCTATATCTTGTGTAGCTTTGGGAACAGGAAAAGCACTGGATTCTTTACCTTTGATGGAAGATCATGAAACGGTAGTTGATGCATTTAAAATCAAGTAAGAGGGTGTTATAAAATGCTAAGAGGTCTTTATACAGCCTCATCTGGAATGATAGCACAGCAGAAAATAGTAGATGTGCTTTCAAATAACATTGCAAATGTAAATACAACAGGTTACAAGAAGGATACTGTAACGACAATGGCGTTTCCTGATTTCATGGTTACAAGAAACGGCGGTGACAATGTACCGTATAATGGCAATATAGGCAATATGGATTATGGTGTTTTGGTTGAGACCTTTAATACGAATTTCTCAGAAGGAAGTATTGAAAAGACTGGTGGGAAGCTGGACTTTGCCATAGATGGTTCAGGATTTTTTACTGTCAGTACTCCAAATGGCATAAGGTACACAAAGGATGGTTCTTTTACATTGAATAGCAATGGATACCTTGTGACGAAGGATGGCTATTATGTAATGGGGCAGAATGGGCCTATACAGCTTAATAACGGGGATATATCTGTTGATGATTTTGGAAATATCAGTTTGAACGGTCAAACTGTTGACAAGCTGAATATTGTTGACTTCAGCAATTACAGTACATTAAGGAAAGAAGGTAGTAACCTGTTCTTTACAAGTGGAGGACAGGCTATACCTGCTAGCGGGTTAGTTAAGCAGGGGTATTTAGAAGGTTCCAACGTGAATCCTGTAGATGAGATGGTGACCATGATCAGTGCCATGAGAACTTATGAAGCAAATCAAAAGACAGTGTCAGCCTTTGATGAAACACTTGATAAGGCTGTAAATGAAGTGGGAAGAATATAAATAAGAAAGGTGGTTAAATATGATAAGGGCATTGTGGTCTGCAGCATCAGGCATGAATGCGCAGCAGCTTAATGTGGATGTAATCTCAAATAACCTTGCCAATGTGAATACGACATCTTTTAAAAGGGACAGAGCAGAATTTCAGGATTTGATGTACCAGACTCTTCAGACAGAAGATGTAAATGCAGGACAGGGAAGGCCTGTAAACATGCAAGTTGGGGTAGGTGTAAGGCCTTCAGCAATAGTTAAGGATTTTACTGAGGGGAGTTTACAAGAAACTGATAACCCACTGGATGTAGCGTTAGATGGAGAGGGATTTTTTGCCGTATTGGGTCCTGACGGGAATACATACTACACAAGGGATGGAAGTTTTAAATTAAGCGTAGATCAAAATACAGCCACACTTACTACGGCTGATGGATATCCCGTTTTAGACGATGGAGGAAACCCAATAACATTTGACAGTACCCAAAAAGATATATCTATATCGCCACTCGGCGTCATATCTGTCAAAGATTCTGATGGAACGCAGCAGGATGTAGCGACTTTGGGAATCTACAATTTCCAAAATCCAGATGGTCTATTAGATAAAGGTAGCAATCTCTATGAAGCTACAGCTGCATCTGGCGATCCTGGAACAAGAGACGATTTTCAGGGCAAAATGGGAAATGTCCGCCAAGGCTTTTTAGAGACTTCAAATGTTCAAGTTGTAAATGAAATGGTAAACATGATATCAGCTCAAAGGGCTTACGAATTAAATTCAAAGGCTATTCAAGCAGCAGATGATATGCTTAGCATTGCCAATAATTTAAGGAGATAAATTTTCAATTGGAGGAAGTTTTAAATGAACATAGATCCCGTAAGTAGCATAGAAGAGATGAATCAAATAAATCAGTTAAATATTAATACAAATACCGATGATTTTCAAAAAGCCATACAGGACGCTATGAATAGCAAAGACAAAGAGAAATTGAAAGAAGCTTGCCGAGACTTGGAAGCGGTATTTGTAAATCAAATGTTGACTGAAATGAGAAACACAATACCGAAAGATCCACTTACTGGCGATGACTTTGCAACAGATGTATTTACAACAATGATGTACGACAACTATG
The nucleotide sequence above comes from Thermoanaerobacterium sp. CMT5567-10. Encoded proteins:
- a CDS encoding M23 family metallopeptidase; this translates as MKINRDDLARFFDRKGFYLILFLCIVVVAVTAVYVTNNNLKKMAELNTAQEKLSTTNANSSSKNLITEYPTTNNSSSAVKEESKTKVENTKSQSVASSNKSVASSVSDKAASTKTQENNALNTMSNNTAVSTEAKSENDTTLSLMKPVNGDVVMEFAVTKLTYSKTLDEWTTHKGVDLKADLGTEVVAAMGGVVTKVYSDSRLGNTVEIKNGTYITRYSNLDENIDVKVGQAVEKGSVIGKVGNTAKFEIAEDPHVHFELLKDGTYIDPMQYFK
- the spoIIID gene encoding sporulation transcriptional regulator SpoIIID, giving the protein MKDYIEERTLEIGKYIIKNKSTVREAAKVFGVSKSTVHKDVTERLENINPKLYKEVKEVLEKNKAERHIRGGNATKKKYKLGK
- a CDS encoding rod shape-determining protein — translated: MFALSRDIGIDLGTASVLVYMKDEGIVLNEPSVVAIDRNTDKILAVGDEAKRMVGRTPGDIVAVRPMSAGVISDYDITEKMLKYFIQKACGGGIIMRPRIMICIPSEVTQVQKRAVIDAAVHAGARRAFLIEEPIAAAIGAGLDIEKPCGNMVVDIGGGTTDVAVISLGNAVVSKSIKVAGNNFDDAIIRYIRRKYNIIIGDRTAEEIKINIGSAYEKDKEEFMTVKGRSLISGLPKSFDISSKEVTEALQEPLANIIDLVHNVLEKTPPELAADICDRGIVLTGGGSLLHGLDKLLEEKMDVPVILANDPISCVALGTGKALDSLPLMEDHETVVDAFKIK
- the flgF gene encoding flagellar basal-body rod protein FlgF, with product MLRGLYTASSGMIAQQKIVDVLSNNIANVNTTGYKKDTVTTMAFPDFMVTRNGGDNVPYNGNIGNMDYGVLVETFNTNFSEGSIEKTGGKLDFAIDGSGFFTVSTPNGIRYTKDGSFTLNSNGYLVTKDGYYVMGQNGPIQLNNGDISVDDFGNISLNGQTVDKLNIVDFSNYSTLRKEGSNLFFTSGGQAIPASGLVKQGYLEGSNVNPVDEMVTMISAMRTYEANQKTVSAFDETLDKAVNEVGRI
- the flgG gene encoding flagellar basal-body rod protein FlgG; the encoded protein is MIRALWSAASGMNAQQLNVDVISNNLANVNTTSFKRDRAEFQDLMYQTLQTEDVNAGQGRPVNMQVGVGVRPSAIVKDFTEGSLQETDNPLDVALDGEGFFAVLGPDGNTYYTRDGSFKLSVDQNTATLTTADGYPVLDDGGNPITFDSTQKDISISPLGVISVKDSDGTQQDVATLGIYNFQNPDGLLDKGSNLYEATAASGDPGTRDDFQGKMGNVRQGFLETSNVQVVNEMVNMISAQRAYELNSKAIQAADDMLSIANNLRR
- a CDS encoding rod-binding protein; amino-acid sequence: MNIDPVSSIEEMNQINQLNINTNTDDFQKAIQDAMNSKDKEKLKEACRDLEAVFVNQMLTEMRNTIPKDPLTGDDFATDVFTTMMYDNYAQEIAKNANLGIADAMYNQLSKKI